A single window of Phycisphaeraceae bacterium DNA harbors:
- a CDS encoding efflux RND transporter periplasmic adaptor subunit, whose protein sequence is MRKTSTGSVVRSGLASESMWLAAVLIALSGVTGCKPRMNEYKPPPPPEVTVAHPVRKTVTRYLDYTGTTEAYEVVELRARVPGFLEKVSFKPGAEVKKGDLLFVIDPREYEAEARKAEADVADREAALRLAEVTLHRVNVVDKAAAGTPQETDQAVADRDKAKAQLELARAALAKAHLNVEFTQVRAPIDGRITKNLVDVGNLVGAGGQPTALAVIESNRPLYVSVDVGESDVLLIRRARMAQQPDAEPGQVTPGEWRRVELATADSTEYNVHGRIDYVDPALNAQSGTLRVRCRFENEDGVLLPGLFVRMRLLLDEAEQTVVPDIALLTDQSGRFAFVVNDQGVVEVRRVKIGSLDGALRVVTEGLSPTDRVIVNGLQRARPGITVTAKEQDAAAQDAPAADAANK, encoded by the coding sequence ATGAGGAAGACATCAACAGGATCCGTTGTCAGGTCGGGCCTCGCCAGCGAATCGATGTGGCTCGCGGCAGTCCTGATCGCGCTCTCCGGGGTCACGGGCTGCAAGCCGCGGATGAACGAGTACAAGCCGCCGCCGCCGCCCGAGGTCACCGTGGCGCATCCCGTGCGAAAAACGGTCACCCGCTATCTGGACTACACCGGCACGACCGAGGCGTACGAGGTTGTCGAACTGCGGGCCCGTGTGCCGGGGTTCCTGGAAAAGGTGAGCTTCAAGCCCGGAGCGGAGGTCAAGAAGGGCGATTTGCTCTTCGTCATTGATCCCCGTGAGTACGAGGCCGAGGCCAGGAAGGCGGAGGCCGATGTCGCGGACCGCGAGGCGGCGCTGCGCCTGGCCGAAGTCACGCTACATCGTGTCAACGTGGTGGACAAGGCGGCGGCGGGAACGCCGCAGGAGACCGACCAGGCTGTCGCCGACCGCGACAAGGCGAAGGCGCAGCTGGAGCTGGCCCGCGCGGCGCTGGCGAAGGCGCACCTGAACGTGGAGTTCACGCAGGTTCGGGCGCCCATCGATGGCCGCATCACGAAGAACCTTGTCGATGTCGGGAACCTTGTCGGGGCCGGCGGGCAGCCGACGGCCCTCGCGGTGATCGAGAGCAACCGGCCGCTGTACGTGTCGGTCGACGTCGGCGAGAGCGACGTCCTGCTCATCCGGCGGGCGCGGATGGCCCAGCAGCCGGATGCGGAGCCGGGCCAGGTCACCCCCGGCGAGTGGCGCCGCGTCGAGCTGGCAACAGCGGATTCGACGGAGTACAACGTTCACGGCCGCATCGACTATGTGGACCCTGCACTCAACGCGCAGTCGGGCACGCTCAGGGTGCGCTGCCGCTTCGAGAACGAGGACGGCGTCCTGCTGCCGGGTCTGTTCGTGCGGATGAGGCTGCTGCTGGATGAGGCCGAGCAGACGGTCGTTCCGGACATCGCCCTCCTGACCGACCAGTCCGGGCGATTCGCGTTCGTGGTCAACGACCAAGGCGTTGTCGAGGTTCGTCGGGTGAAGATCGGATCGCTCGATGGGGCGCTGCGCGTCGTCACGGAGGGGCTGAGCCCGACTGACCGGGTCATCGTCAACGGGCTGCAGCGGGCCCGCCCGGGGATCACCGTGACCGCGAAGGAACAGGACGCGGCAGCGCAAGACGCGCCGGCGGCCGACGCCGCGAACAAGTAG
- a CDS encoding SDR family oxidoreductase, with the protein MKIVVIGGSGLIGANLVGKLRRLGHDVVAASPSSGVNAVTGVGLAGALAGARVVVDVTNSPSFEDSAVMEFFTVSARNLAAAERQAGVGHHVALSVVGADRAPDSGYMRAKVAQEDLIKASGVPYTILRATQFFEFLGSIADSSTEGAVVRLPPALVQPIAAEDVAAALADVALADPQNGTVELGGPEAVGMDEIVRRYLAAKKDVRRVTTDAAARYFGTKLDDHTITPGKGARHGATTFDEWFRSSGTKPAGKSHG; encoded by the coding sequence ATGAAGATCGTCGTCATTGGCGGGAGTGGGCTCATCGGCGCCAATCTGGTTGGGAAGCTCCGCCGACTGGGCCACGATGTAGTCGCGGCGTCGCCGTCCTCGGGGGTGAACGCGGTTACCGGCGTGGGTCTGGCGGGTGCCCTGGCGGGGGCTCGGGTCGTCGTTGATGTGACGAACTCGCCGTCGTTCGAGGACTCGGCGGTGATGGAGTTTTTTACGGTCTCAGCCCGCAATCTCGCGGCGGCTGAGCGGCAGGCTGGCGTGGGGCACCACGTGGCGCTCTCGGTTGTAGGGGCCGACCGCGCGCCGGACAGCGGGTACATGCGCGCCAAGGTGGCTCAGGAGGACCTGATCAAGGCGTCCGGCGTGCCCTACACGATCCTCCGGGCCACGCAGTTCTTCGAGTTCCTGGGGAGCATCGCGGATTCGAGCACCGAGGGTGCCGTGGTGCGGCTGCCACCCGCCCTGGTGCAGCCGATTGCCGCGGAGGACGTCGCCGCGGCGCTGGCCGATGTGGCCTTAGCCGACCCGCAGAATGGTACCGTCGAACTGGGGGGCCCGGAGGCGGTTGGCATGGATGAGATCGTCCGTCGGTACCTGGCTGCGAAGAAGGACGTTCGAAGGGTGACGACGGACGCGGCGGCTCGTTATTTTGGTACCAAGCTGGATGATCACACCATCACCCCGGGAAAAGGCGCTCGCCATGGGGCGACGACGTTCGACGAGTGGTTCAGGAGCAGCGGCACGAAACCGGCGGGCAAGTCCCATGGGTAG
- a CDS encoding Na+:solute symporter, with protein MIDLAILAVFVVVSVGAGLWMRRSASRNLGEFFLAGRTMRGWQAGTSMAATQFAADTPLVVTGLVATAGIFALWQLWIYGIAFLLLAFVFGARWQRAGVLTDAELVEARYDGRGVLALRTIKAIYYGTVINCVVLAMVLKATVAITEVFLPWNEWLPAGMHGWLVRMVSASGVVVASGLTDLDPEVASANNLLSVVAIMAFVAMYSMTGGLRGVVFTDVFQFALSIAGTLIYAFVAVRAAGGLDGLVGRVSEAWGAERASALLGFAPPVGAAMAPFLVIISLQWVFQVSSDGTGYLAQRTMSCRDEREARSAGVTFAWLQILLRSLPWLLIAVALLVVYPRGSLARDGATFQAVREFSFITGINDLLPAGARGLMLVGMLAALASTLDTHMNWGAGYWANDLYKRLLCGAWLGRRSGPRELVLVARMSNLLLIAMALALVPALDSIQQAWKISLLFGAGVGSVLVLRWLWERINLWSEFAAMAVSLVLAPVLLMVAGDPSQEWLRLGVMAAVSTAAAIGVTWVTPRTGDKTLAGFYERVRPVGFWGRASRLAGESAGRSREGLRTALVTTAVCAVSLYACLYGAGRLLVPHPDRSWWVPAAVLGVGLALVPVWWRRGLGRAATGTERLHRATSSM; from the coding sequence ATGATCGACCTGGCGATCCTCGCGGTGTTTGTCGTCGTCTCGGTGGGGGCGGGGTTGTGGATGCGGCGGAGTGCGTCGCGCAACCTCGGCGAGTTCTTCCTTGCCGGGCGGACGATGCGCGGGTGGCAGGCGGGCACGAGCATGGCGGCGACGCAGTTCGCCGCGGACACGCCGCTTGTGGTCACGGGGCTGGTGGCCACGGCGGGCATCTTCGCGCTCTGGCAGTTGTGGATCTACGGGATAGCGTTCCTGTTGCTGGCGTTTGTGTTCGGCGCTCGGTGGCAACGGGCGGGTGTGCTGACCGATGCGGAACTGGTCGAGGCCCGCTACGACGGGCGCGGGGTGCTGGCGCTGCGGACGATCAAGGCGATCTACTACGGGACGGTGATCAACTGCGTGGTGCTGGCGATGGTGCTCAAGGCGACCGTCGCCATCACGGAGGTGTTCCTGCCGTGGAACGAGTGGCTGCCGGCGGGGATGCATGGGTGGCTGGTGCGGATGGTGAGCGCGAGTGGGGTGGTGGTCGCGTCGGGGCTGACGGATCTTGATCCGGAGGTCGCGTCGGCGAACAACCTGCTCAGCGTGGTCGCGATCATGGCGTTTGTCGCGATGTACTCGATGACGGGCGGGCTCCGCGGCGTGGTGTTCACCGATGTGTTCCAGTTCGCGCTGTCGATCGCCGGCACGCTCATCTATGCGTTCGTCGCGGTGCGGGCGGCGGGTGGACTCGACGGGCTGGTTGGGCGCGTGAGCGAGGCTTGGGGCGCGGAGCGGGCGTCCGCGCTGCTGGGGTTTGCGCCCCCGGTCGGGGCTGCGATGGCGCCGTTCCTGGTGATCATCAGCCTGCAATGGGTGTTTCAGGTCAGCAGCGACGGGACGGGGTATTTGGCGCAGCGCACGATGAGTTGCCGCGACGAGCGGGAGGCGAGGTCGGCCGGGGTGACGTTCGCGTGGCTGCAGATCCTGCTGCGGAGCCTGCCGTGGCTGCTGATCGCGGTGGCGCTGCTGGTGGTGTACCCGCGGGGGTCGCTCGCGCGGGACGGGGCGACGTTCCAGGCGGTCCGGGAGTTCTCGTTCATCACGGGGATCAACGATCTGCTCCCGGCGGGTGCTCGCGGGCTGATGCTCGTCGGCATGCTCGCGGCTCTGGCGTCGACGCTGGACACACACATGAACTGGGGCGCGGGGTACTGGGCGAACGATCTCTACAAGCGGCTGCTGTGCGGGGCGTGGCTCGGTCGCCGGTCGGGCCCGCGGGAACTGGTGTTGGTGGCGCGGATGTCGAACCTGCTGCTGATCGCGATGGCGCTCGCGCTGGTGCCGGCGCTCGACTCGATCCAGCAGGCGTGGAAGATCTCGCTGCTGTTCGGCGCCGGTGTGGGCTCGGTGCTGGTGCTGCGGTGGCTGTGGGAGCGGATCAACCTGTGGTCCGAGTTCGCGGCGATGGCGGTGTCGCTGGTGCTGGCGCCGGTGCTGCTGATGGTCGCGGGGGATCCGAGCCAGGAGTGGCTGCGGCTGGGTGTGATGGCCGCGGTGTCGACGGCCGCGGCCATCGGCGTGACGTGGGTGACGCCGCGGACGGGGGATAAGACGCTGGCGGGGTTCTACGAGCGGGTGCGGCCGGTGGGATTCTGGGGGCGTGCATCGAGGCTGGCTGGGGAGTCGGCGGGCCGATCGCGCGAGGGGCTGAGGACGGCGCTGGTGACGACGGCGGTGTGCGCGGTGTCGCTGTACGCGTGCCTGTACGGCGCTGGGCGGCTGCTGGTGCCTCATCCGGATCGGTCGTGGTGGGTGCCGGCTGCGGTGCTGGGTGTTGGCCTGGCGCTGGTGCCTGTGTGGTGGAGGCGGGGGCTGGGCCGGGCGGCTACTGGGACGGAGCGCCTCCACCGAGCGACTTCATCGATGTGA
- a CDS encoding multidrug efflux RND transporter permease subunit has translation MFSQFFIRRPIVACVIAILIMIAGAVSFPTLPVAQYPEIAPPIIRVTTVYPGASAQVVADTVAAPIEQQVNGVDRMIYMESTSASDGSYTLNVSFEVGTDVDIASVLVQNRVSIALAQLPDEVRRQGVTTTKVSTSIVSVLALTPVDPAATPEYTDLYLANYLLISVNDQVKRIPGVGDTLIRPGKDYGMRIWLDPDKLRGRALTTTDVLGALREQNVQVAAGNIGQPPVPEGQGFQYSITTLGRLQTPEQFEDIIIRADGNRIVRVRDVARVELGAKSYDTLGRVDGVPSALMVVYQSPGGNSVQVAASLRDLLDRLSKDLPKGLEFRTIYDTSEFVASAIDEVYRTIFEASGLVILVVLVFLGSVRSTIIPIAAIPVSLVGTFFAMKVFGFSLNLPTLFGLILAIGIVVDDAIVVVENVERNLSEHHLPPKEATSRAMLEVFGPVVGISLVLMAVFLPTAALPGISGQLYRQFALTIAASTFFSALCALTLSPALSGVILREHRAGQKHNIFKRTFDRVFDVVADRYARAIRFVVRPSMIGVSLAAFAALGALILWSLARVPTGFVPDEDKGLLIAEIWMPDSASQERTLNVLKRVEQIFGETDGVAHRGGFQGFSLIAGNGSNYGVVFAGLKPWSYRVPRHRDMYTMLAEVRQKFAQIQEGTVIAFYRPAVDGIGNASGFDLRLEDRAGVGRQQMQQFVQEFVNDANTQSKLRRVSSPYKAAVPQLMADIDREKCKKLGLSLADVFSTLSVNLGSAYVNDFNKFGRTWQVDVQADSAFRYRADQVKLLQVRNASGQMIPLSSLLKIDESMGPDRVIRYNLYPAAAVNGAGAPGVSTGETMAVVEDMIRQKAPQGIDYEWTALSFQESRAAGTAGLVFVLALTVVYLILAALYESWTIPLAVILSIPLAVLGAMLGLLWRGMDNNIYTQVGLVLLVGLGAKNAILIVEFAKTNRANGQPIIDSVVEAARQRLRPILMTALAFILGVLPLVNATGAGAASRQAIGTAVFFGMIGNTFLGLVFTPVLYVAITAASEWLSRRFRRVQPVPA, from the coding sequence ATGTTCAGCCAGTTCTTCATCCGCCGGCCCATCGTCGCGTGCGTGATCGCGATTCTGATCATGATCGCCGGCGCGGTCTCGTTCCCGACGCTGCCGGTCGCCCAATATCCCGAGATTGCGCCCCCGATCATCCGGGTGACGACGGTGTATCCCGGCGCGAGCGCCCAGGTCGTCGCCGACACGGTTGCCGCCCCGATCGAGCAGCAGGTCAACGGCGTTGACCGCATGATCTACATGGAGAGCACGTCGGCCAGCGACGGCTCCTACACGCTTAACGTTTCGTTCGAGGTCGGCACGGACGTCGACATCGCCTCTGTGCTCGTGCAGAACCGTGTGTCCATCGCCCTGGCGCAGCTGCCCGATGAGGTGCGCCGCCAGGGGGTGACGACGACCAAGGTCTCCACGAGCATCGTGTCGGTGCTCGCCCTGACGCCGGTCGACCCGGCGGCCACTCCCGAGTACACCGACCTGTACCTTGCCAACTACCTGCTCATCAGCGTCAACGACCAGGTGAAACGCATCCCGGGCGTGGGCGATACGCTGATCCGTCCCGGCAAGGACTACGGCATGCGCATCTGGCTGGACCCGGACAAACTCCGGGGTCGTGCCCTGACCACCACGGATGTGCTGGGCGCCCTGCGGGAGCAGAACGTCCAGGTCGCCGCGGGCAACATCGGGCAGCCGCCGGTTCCGGAGGGGCAGGGATTCCAGTATTCCATCACGACCCTCGGCCGGCTGCAGACGCCCGAGCAGTTCGAGGACATCATCATCCGTGCCGACGGGAACCGCATCGTCAGGGTCAGGGACGTGGCCCGCGTGGAACTGGGCGCGAAGTCCTACGACACGCTCGGACGCGTCGATGGCGTCCCGTCGGCACTCATGGTGGTCTACCAGTCGCCGGGCGGCAACTCCGTGCAGGTCGCGGCGAGCCTGCGCGACCTGCTCGACCGCCTGTCGAAGGACCTTCCCAAGGGACTCGAGTTCCGCACGATCTACGACACTTCAGAGTTCGTGGCCTCGGCGATCGACGAGGTGTACCGCACGATCTTCGAGGCCTCGGGCCTGGTCATCCTCGTGGTGCTCGTCTTCCTGGGGAGCGTCCGCTCCACGATCATTCCGATTGCAGCGATTCCTGTGTCGCTCGTGGGGACCTTCTTCGCGATGAAGGTGTTCGGGTTCTCGCTCAATCTCCCGACGCTGTTTGGGCTGATCCTCGCCATCGGGATTGTCGTCGATGACGCCATCGTCGTCGTTGAGAACGTCGAGCGGAACCTCTCCGAGCATCACCTGCCGCCAAAGGAGGCGACGTCCCGTGCCATGCTTGAGGTGTTCGGCCCTGTCGTCGGCATCTCGCTCGTGCTCATGGCCGTGTTTCTGCCTACCGCCGCGCTGCCTGGCATCAGCGGTCAGCTCTACCGGCAGTTTGCGCTCACGATCGCGGCCAGCACGTTCTTCAGCGCCCTGTGCGCTCTCACGCTCAGCCCCGCGCTCTCCGGGGTGATCCTGCGGGAGCACCGGGCGGGGCAGAAGCACAACATCTTCAAGCGAACATTCGACCGCGTGTTCGACGTTGTGGCCGACCGGTACGCCAGGGCTATCCGGTTTGTCGTGCGCCCCTCCATGATCGGTGTATCGCTCGCGGCGTTCGCAGCGCTGGGTGCGCTCATCCTCTGGAGCCTGGCGCGCGTGCCCACGGGCTTCGTTCCCGACGAGGACAAGGGCCTCCTGATCGCCGAAATCTGGATGCCCGACAGCGCCAGCCAGGAGCGCACCCTGAACGTCCTGAAGCGAGTCGAGCAGATCTTCGGGGAAACCGACGGTGTGGCCCACCGCGGCGGGTTCCAGGGCTTTTCCCTCATCGCGGGCAACGGCTCCAACTACGGAGTTGTCTTCGCCGGCCTGAAGCCTTGGTCCTACCGCGTCCCCCGCCACCGCGACATGTACACGATGCTCGCCGAGGTGCGGCAGAAGTTCGCCCAGATCCAGGAGGGCACCGTCATCGCGTTCTACCGGCCCGCCGTCGACGGGATCGGCAACGCTTCGGGGTTTGACCTGCGCCTGGAAGACCGCGCGGGCGTCGGGCGCCAGCAGATGCAGCAGTTCGTGCAGGAGTTCGTCAACGACGCCAACACGCAGTCGAAACTGCGGCGGGTCTCCTCCCCGTACAAGGCCGCCGTCCCGCAGCTCATGGCCGACATCGACCGCGAGAAGTGCAAGAAGCTCGGCCTCTCGCTGGCCGATGTGTTCAGCACGCTGAGCGTCAACCTCGGCTCCGCGTATGTCAACGACTTCAACAAGTTCGGACGCACCTGGCAGGTGGACGTGCAGGCCGACAGCGCCTTCCGCTACCGGGCGGATCAGGTCAAGCTCCTCCAGGTGCGCAACGCCTCGGGTCAGATGATCCCTCTGAGCTCGCTCCTCAAGATCGATGAATCGATGGGACCGGATCGGGTCATCCGGTACAACCTCTATCCCGCGGCGGCCGTCAATGGCGCTGGGGCCCCGGGCGTGAGCACGGGCGAGACCATGGCCGTAGTCGAGGACATGATCCGCCAGAAGGCGCCGCAGGGCATCGATTACGAATGGACGGCCCTGTCCTTCCAGGAGAGCCGCGCCGCTGGCACCGCGGGGCTGGTCTTTGTGCTTGCCCTGACGGTCGTGTACCTCATCCTCGCCGCGCTCTATGAGAGCTGGACGATTCCTCTGGCGGTCATCCTGTCCATTCCGCTGGCCGTCCTGGGCGCGATGCTGGGCTTGCTCTGGCGTGGCATGGACAACAACATCTACACGCAGGTCGGCCTCGTGCTCCTCGTCGGCCTGGGCGCCAAGAACGCGATCCTCATCGTCGAGTTCGCCAAGACCAACCGCGCCAACGGTCAGCCGATCATCGATTCGGTCGTCGAGGCGGCTCGGCAGCGGCTCCGGCCCATCCTGATGACGGCCCTGGCGTTCATCCTGGGCGTGCTCCCGCTGGTGAACGCGACCGGCGCCGGCGCCGCCAGCCGCCAGGCCATCGGCACCGCCGTGTTCTTCGGCATGATCGGCAACACGTTCCTGGGCCTCGTCTTCACGCCGGTTCTGTACGTAGCAATCACCGCGGCATCCGAGTGGCTGTCCCGCCGGTTCCGCCGCGTGCAGCCCGTACCGGCCTAG
- the aat gene encoding leucyl/phenylalanyl-tRNA--protein transferase, whose product MSTAERGVVSALLEAYRSGYFPMADPDDPEGEVPWYNPVKRAILPLEAGGFHCPRSLEKKLRRTGLRVSTDEAFEEVTRRCATTGSRRNETWINETILGYYGALHRAGCAHSIEAWAPTRRRTLVGGIYGIAIGRAFIAESMFSRPEEGGTDASKVCLAHLVSHLRHRGYTLLDVQIVNPHTARFGVVEVSRGKFMELLAGAAAGGAEWLPFEPGRVLERLVG is encoded by the coding sequence ATGAGCACCGCGGAACGGGGAGTGGTGTCGGCCCTGCTGGAGGCGTACCGGTCGGGGTACTTCCCGATGGCGGACCCGGACGATCCCGAGGGCGAGGTGCCGTGGTACAACCCGGTGAAGCGGGCGATCCTGCCATTGGAGGCCGGGGGATTTCACTGCCCGCGCTCGCTGGAGAAGAAGTTGCGGCGGACCGGGCTCCGGGTTTCGACCGATGAGGCGTTCGAGGAGGTGACGCGCCGGTGCGCGACGACGGGGTCACGCCGGAACGAGACGTGGATCAACGAGACGATCCTGGGGTACTACGGGGCGCTGCATCGGGCGGGGTGCGCGCACTCGATCGAGGCGTGGGCGCCGACGCGGCGGCGCACGCTGGTGGGGGGGATCTACGGCATCGCGATCGGGCGGGCGTTCATCGCCGAGTCAATGTTCTCGCGGCCGGAGGAGGGGGGGACGGATGCGTCAAAGGTGTGTCTGGCGCACCTGGTGTCGCACCTGCGACATCGCGGGTACACGCTGCTGGATGTACAGATCGTGAATCCGCATACGGCGCGGTTCGGGGTGGTGGAGGTCAGCCGCGGGAAGTTCATGGAGTTGCTGGCGGGGGCCGCGGCTGGGGGTGCGGAGTGGTTGCCGTTTGAGCCGGGGCGAGTGTTGGAGCGGCTGGTGGGGTAA
- a CDS encoding VCBS repeat-containing protein translates to MFAPLGSPRVLGMDRRGPIAVLADFNTDGRADLLVSDTTTVNGADRHQFSVYLNRSGGEFAPAFKSSPVGSRGLDYAALAVGDFNEDGTADVVTSRAFPEGGGAYENMTILIGTPEGRLVRETPWANCINPPATTMALKGRAVAAADVNGDGHLDIISTTTSAQISVVLGDGHGGFGAPILSGIGMTYGALLVGDLNFDGAVDVVTISDSGMSTVAETTIDVNVGRGDGTFGYASTRHVDMRFADVDGVRAGAFLVPMTESGAPDLVLFGESGADEDNGGLYVLSATGGYRFDVVFHETRSEDSSRTQSIVVMDVDGDRDLDIVKIPAPGMGNGEVMINEGLWRFAVRLPFPATDQRIAAAVSTDLAGSSFADLALLAYPVGRSGEAVLSVWRNDSATPCEADVDRDGAVTPADLAAFTQRWVEEIQSNERRFEDLNGDGVVDGADVAAYVRLWFEALSEGC, encoded by the coding sequence ATGTTCGCACCGCTGGGATCGCCTCGGGTGCTGGGGATGGACCGCCGGGGGCCGATTGCGGTGCTGGCGGACTTCAATACGGATGGGCGGGCGGATCTGCTGGTCTCGGACACGACCACGGTCAACGGCGCGGATCGGCACCAGTTCAGCGTGTACCTGAACCGGTCAGGGGGGGAGTTTGCGCCGGCGTTCAAGTCGTCGCCGGTGGGGTCGCGGGGGCTGGACTACGCGGCGCTGGCGGTGGGGGACTTCAACGAGGACGGGACGGCGGACGTGGTGACCTCGCGGGCGTTCCCGGAGGGGGGTGGGGCGTACGAGAACATGACGATTCTGATCGGCACGCCGGAGGGGCGGCTGGTGCGCGAGACGCCGTGGGCGAACTGCATCAATCCGCCGGCGACGACGATGGCGCTCAAGGGTCGTGCGGTGGCGGCGGCGGATGTCAACGGTGACGGGCACCTGGACATCATCTCGACGACGACTTCGGCTCAGATCAGCGTGGTGCTCGGGGACGGACACGGTGGGTTCGGGGCGCCGATTCTGTCGGGGATCGGGATGACGTACGGGGCGTTGCTGGTGGGGGACCTGAACTTCGACGGGGCGGTGGATGTGGTGACGATCTCGGACTCGGGGATGTCGACGGTCGCCGAGACGACGATCGACGTGAACGTGGGGCGCGGGGATGGGACGTTCGGGTACGCATCGACGCGGCACGTGGACATGCGGTTTGCGGATGTGGATGGTGTCCGGGCGGGGGCGTTCCTGGTGCCGATGACCGAGAGCGGGGCGCCGGACCTGGTGCTGTTCGGGGAATCGGGGGCCGACGAGGACAACGGCGGGCTGTACGTGCTGAGCGCGACGGGCGGGTACCGGTTCGACGTGGTGTTCCACGAGACGCGGTCGGAGGACTCGTCGCGGACGCAGTCGATCGTGGTGATGGATGTGGATGGGGATCGCGACCTGGACATCGTCAAGATCCCGGCGCCCGGGATGGGGAACGGGGAGGTGATGATCAACGAGGGGCTGTGGCGGTTCGCGGTTCGGCTGCCGTTTCCGGCGACGGATCAGCGGATCGCGGCGGCGGTGAGCACGGATCTGGCGGGGTCGAGTTTCGCTGACCTGGCGTTGCTGGCGTATCCGGTGGGCCGATCCGGGGAAGCGGTGCTGAGCGTCTGGCGGAACGACAGCGCGACACCGTGTGAGGCGGATGTCGATCGCGATGGGGCGGTGACGCCGGCGGACCTCGCGGCGTTTACGCAGCGATGGGTGGAGGAGATCCAGAGCAACGAGCGGCGGTTCGAGGATCTCAACGGCGACGGGGTGGTGGATGGAGCGGATGTCGCCGCGTACGTGCGGCTGTGGTTCGAGGCGTTGAGCGAGGGGTGCTGA
- the guaB gene encoding IMP dehydrogenase has translation MDGKPKTTRARRGGSSNGTTRPQGSTAQDASPTNWGDPETSKIVAEGVTFDDVLLLPMASSVMPADADLSTRFSRNIRINIPVVSAPMDTVTESALAIALAQEGGIGIIHRNLPVEAQAREVSKVKRSANGVILDPITLGPDDTVGRARELMRQFNVSGFPVTADGHQTLRSKGRVIGILTRRDLKFVEDEKTPIGKVLTSSDLITAPPGTTLEEAERILYKNKVEKLLLVDRHGNLAGMITQRDIDRLSQFPRANLDSRGRLVCGGACGVDQYDRVEALLAAEADVIVIDTSHGHSENVIRTVREIKKRYGGKDGSKVEVVAGNVATAEAARALAEAGADGVKAGIGPGSICTTRIVTGVGVPQITAVFNAVRGVHLSRRGIPVIADGGIRQSGDIAKAIAAGAESVMLGSLFAGLDESPGELVISHGRRYKSYRGMGSEGAMNAGSADRYGQGLDGKKSLKFVPEGVEGLVPYRGPLAEFLYQLVGGLRASMGYCGCRTIADFRERTRFCRVTAAAIVESHPHDIRITREAPNYTVETKGE, from the coding sequence ATGGACGGCAAGCCGAAAACGACACGGGCCAGGCGGGGCGGATCTTCCAACGGAACCACGCGGCCTCAGGGCTCCACCGCCCAGGACGCCTCGCCGACCAACTGGGGCGACCCCGAGACCTCCAAGATCGTCGCCGAGGGCGTCACCTTTGACGACGTCCTCCTCCTCCCCATGGCCAGCAGCGTCATGCCCGCCGACGCCGACCTCTCCACCCGCTTCAGCCGCAACATCCGCATCAACATCCCCGTCGTCTCCGCGCCGATGGACACCGTCACCGAGTCCGCCCTCGCCATCGCCCTAGCCCAGGAGGGCGGCATCGGCATCATCCACCGCAACCTCCCCGTCGAGGCCCAGGCCCGCGAGGTCTCCAAGGTCAAGCGTTCCGCCAACGGCGTGATCCTCGATCCCATCACCCTCGGCCCCGACGACACCGTCGGCCGCGCCCGCGAACTGATGCGCCAGTTCAACGTCTCCGGCTTCCCCGTCACCGCCGACGGCCACCAGACCCTCCGCTCCAAGGGCCGGGTCATCGGCATCCTCACCCGCCGCGACCTCAAGTTCGTCGAGGATGAGAAGACCCCCATCGGCAAGGTCCTGACCTCCTCCGACCTCATCACCGCGCCCCCCGGCACCACCCTCGAAGAGGCCGAGCGCATCCTCTACAAGAACAAGGTCGAGAAACTCCTCCTCGTCGACAGGCACGGCAACCTCGCCGGCATGATCACCCAGCGAGACATCGACCGCCTCAGCCAGTTCCCCCGTGCCAACCTCGATTCCCGCGGCCGGCTCGTCTGCGGCGGCGCCTGCGGCGTCGACCAGTACGACCGCGTCGAGGCCCTCCTCGCCGCCGAGGCCGACGTCATCGTCATCGACACCTCCCACGGCCACTCCGAGAACGTCATCCGCACCGTCCGCGAGATCAAGAAGCGCTACGGCGGCAAGGACGGCTCCAAGGTCGAGGTCGTCGCCGGCAACGTCGCCACCGCCGAGGCCGCCCGCGCCCTCGCCGAGGCCGGCGCCGACGGCGTCAAGGCCGGAATCGGCCCCGGCTCCATCTGCACCACCCGCATCGTCACCGGCGTCGGCGTCCCCCAGATCACCGCCGTCTTCAACGCCGTCCGCGGCGTCCACCTCTCCCGCCGCGGCATCCCCGTCATCGCCGACGGCGGGATCCGCCAGTCCGGCGACATCGCCAAGGCCATCGCCGCCGGCGCCGAGAGTGTCATGCTCGGCTCCCTCTTCGCCGGGCTCGACGAATCGCCCGGCGAACTGGTCATCTCCCACGGCCGCCGCTACAAGTCGTACCGCGGCATGGGGTCCGAGGGCGCCATGAACGCCGGCTCCGCCGACCGCTACGGCCAGGGCCTCGACGGCAAGAAGTCCCTGAAGTTCGTCCCCGAGGGCGTCGAGGGACTCGTCCCCTACCGCGGCCCGCTCGCCGAGTTCCTCTACCAACTCGTCGGCGGCCTGCGCGCCTCCATGGGCTACTGCGGCTGCCGCACCATCGCCGACTTCCGCGAGCGAACCCGCTTCTGCCGCGTCACCGCCGCCGCCATCGTCGAGAGCCACCCCCACGACATCCGCATCACCCGCGAGGCGCCGAACTACACCGTCGAGACCAAGGGCGAATAG